A window from Pyrococcus yayanosii CH1 encodes these proteins:
- a CDS encoding metal-sulfur cluster assembly factor, with product MLTKEDVLRAIGELVGEDALESVEVEDGTVRIRFKEKVDDATLLKIYTRIKELEGVRQVEIGFAREEKVDENVELTREMILEKLKEVIDPEIGLDVVNLGLIYELDIRPDRTIYVKMTMTTPGCPLTVWILRAVEEKILEIPGVRDAEIELTFDPPWTPDRMSEEAKKRLGIY from the coding sequence ATGCTGACGAAGGAGGATGTTCTCAGGGCAATTGGAGAGCTTGTCGGGGAGGATGCCTTGGAAAGCGTGGAAGTTGAGGATGGGACCGTGAGGATAAGGTTCAAGGAGAAGGTTGACGATGCGACGCTCCTCAAGATTTACACCCGGATAAAGGAGCTGGAGGGCGTCAGGCAGGTCGAGATAGGGTTTGCCAGGGAGGAGAAGGTGGACGAGAACGTGGAGCTCACGAGGGAGATGATCCTTGAGAAGCTCAAGGAGGTTATAGACCCCGAGATAGGTCTGGACGTCGTGAACCTTGGCCTGATATATGAGCTGGATATAAGGCCCGACAGAACCATTTACGTGAAGATGACGATGACAACCCCTGGCTGCCCGCTCACCGTGTGGATTCTCAGGGCCGTTGAGGAGAAGATCCTGGAGATACCGGGCGTTAGGGACGCGGAGATAGAGTTAACTTTCGACCCGCCATGGACGCCTGACCGGATGAGCGAGGAGGCCAAGAAGAGACTCGGGATTTATTGA
- a CDS encoding phosphoenolpyruvate carboxykinase (GTP), whose amino-acid sequence MESNPLEFLEKKLDREQFEKVKAINNPELHRFLADWIAWLEPSKVFVCTDSPEDEFYVKWKALYNGEERMLETPGHTVHYDNYYDQARDKANTKLLVPKGVKLPFLNTMDREEGLREIREIMRGIMRGKELFICFFVLGPKNSVFTIPAVQLTDSAYVAHSEFLLYRKGYEEFRRLGPTANFLKFVHSAGELDDRKTSKNLDKRRIYIDLVDEAVYSANTQYGGNTIGLKKLAFRLTIQRAVREGWLSEHMFLMRINGPSGRKTYFTGAYPSMCGKTSTAMLPWENIVGDDLVFIKNLDGVARAVNVEIGVFGIIEGINEKDDPIIWQVLHSPVEIIFSNVLIKDGKPYWNGMGIPIPEEGENHSGKWWRGKKDAEGREIPPSHKNARFTVRLEAFPNLDREALESPCGVEVGGMIFGGRDPDTWPPVREAFDWEHGVITMGAALESETTAATLGKEGVRAFNPMSILDFLSVHIGDYLRNYLEFGRKLKKRPKIFAVNYFLRENGQWLNEKLDKAVWLKWMELRVHGDVDAIETPIGYIPKYEDLVRLFREVLKKDYPKEDYEKQFKLRIPELLAKIDRIEKIYKDVGNVPEELFEQLEAEKNRLLKTREKFGDYVSPFQLEKA is encoded by the coding sequence ATGGAGTCAAACCCCCTTGAGTTCCTCGAGAAAAAGCTCGATAGGGAGCAGTTCGAGAAAGTTAAAGCCATAAACAATCCCGAGCTCCACAGGTTTCTCGCCGATTGGATAGCCTGGCTGGAGCCGAGCAAAGTGTTCGTCTGCACGGACAGCCCCGAGGACGAGTTCTACGTCAAGTGGAAGGCCCTATACAATGGCGAAGAACGCATGCTCGAAACTCCCGGACACACCGTCCACTACGACAACTACTACGACCAGGCGAGGGATAAGGCAAATACGAAGCTGCTCGTTCCGAAGGGCGTTAAGCTCCCATTCCTTAACACGATGGACAGGGAGGAGGGCCTCAGGGAGATTAGGGAGATAATGCGCGGCATAATGAGGGGCAAGGAACTTTTCATATGCTTCTTCGTCCTTGGGCCCAAGAACTCCGTCTTCACGATTCCGGCCGTCCAGCTAACGGACTCAGCCTACGTTGCTCACTCCGAGTTCCTGCTTTATAGAAAGGGATATGAGGAGTTCAGAAGGCTAGGTCCTACGGCCAACTTCCTTAAGTTCGTTCACTCTGCCGGCGAGCTCGATGATAGAAAGACGAGCAAGAATCTCGACAAGAGAAGGATATACATCGACCTCGTGGACGAGGCCGTCTATTCGGCCAACACTCAGTACGGGGGCAATACGATAGGCCTCAAGAAGCTCGCCTTCCGCCTGACCATCCAAAGGGCAGTTAGGGAAGGATGGCTCAGCGAGCATATGTTTTTAATGAGAATCAACGGGCCCAGCGGCAGGAAGACATACTTCACCGGTGCCTACCCCAGCATGTGCGGCAAGACATCAACTGCAATGCTTCCCTGGGAGAACATAGTGGGTGATGACCTCGTCTTCATAAAGAACCTCGACGGCGTTGCCAGGGCCGTCAACGTGGAGATAGGCGTCTTCGGGATAATAGAGGGCATAAACGAGAAGGATGACCCAATAATCTGGCAGGTTCTGCACTCGCCGGTCGAGATAATTTTCTCCAACGTCCTCATCAAGGACGGAAAGCCTTACTGGAACGGCATGGGCATTCCAATTCCGGAGGAGGGCGAGAACCACAGCGGCAAGTGGTGGAGGGGTAAGAAGGACGCCGAGGGCAGGGAGATTCCGCCAAGCCACAAGAACGCCCGCTTTACCGTCCGGCTGGAGGCCTTCCCGAACCTCGACAGAGAGGCCTTAGAGAGTCCGTGCGGCGTGGAAGTCGGGGGTATGATATTCGGCGGCCGCGACCCGGACACATGGCCGCCCGTCAGGGAAGCCTTCGACTGGGAGCACGGCGTCATAACGATGGGCGCCGCCCTTGAGAGCGAAACCACAGCGGCAACGCTCGGCAAGGAAGGTGTTCGCGCTTTCAACCCGATGTCCATCCTCGACTTCCTGAGCGTCCACATAGGAGACTACCTCAGGAACTACCTCGAGTTCGGCCGGAAGCTAAAGAAGAGGCCCAAGATATTTGCCGTGAACTACTTCCTCCGCGAGAACGGCCAATGGTTGAACGAGAAGCTCGACAAGGCAGTGTGGCTTAAGTGGATGGAGCTGAGAGTTCACGGCGACGTAGATGCAATTGAAACGCCAATAGGCTACATACCGAAGTACGAGGACTTGGTTAGGCTTTTCAGAGAGGTTCTCAAAAAGGACTACCCCAAGGAAGACTACGAGAAGCAGTTCAAGCTTAGGATTCCCGAGCTCTTGGCGAAGATAGACCGCATAGAGAAGATTTATAAGGACGTTGGCAACGTTCCGGAGGAGCTCTTCGAACAACTTGAGGCGGAGAAGAATAGGCTCCTCAAGACTAGGGAGAAGTTCGGCGACTATGTAAGTCCTTTCCAGCTTGAAAAGGCCTAG